From Aliarcobacter butzleri, the proteins below share one genomic window:
- a CDS encoding cation acetate symporter encodes MLKILTLLGLSSLALFAADGAGAVNINAVIMFFVFIVGTMGITKWAASKTKSASDFYTAGGGITGFQNGLAIAGDYMSAASFLGISGMIFLHGFDGMIYAIGFLVGWPIILFLMAEKLRNLGKFNFTDIAAYRLDQQKIRILAAFGSLTVVTFYLIAQMVGAGKLIELLFHIPYGWSVVIVGALMIIYVTFGGMLATTWVQIIKAVLLLSGVTFIAIMVLSHYGFSFGELAAQAVSMHPKADAILKPGPFVADPVSAVSLGLALMLGTAGLPHILMRFFTVGNAKEARKSVVYATAFIGYFYLIIGVVGLGAIVFLLSPEGAAYFKDGVIDLKGIIGGNNMAAVHLSQAVGGDIFLGFIAAVSFATILAVVAGLTLAASNSIAHDLYAIVIRKGQATDAEEMKVSKRTVLVIGIVAILLGFAFEKQNIAFMVGLAFAIAASANFPILILSIYWSKLTTRGAFIGGFLGLLTAIVLVVLSKTVWVDIFGFEKAIFPYTQPALFSILAAFIGIWFFSITDSSARAEEDKSGFEAQKIRAETGIGADGAVSH; translated from the coding sequence ATGTTAAAAATACTTACTTTATTAGGTTTATCATCATTAGCATTATTTGCAGCTGATGGTGCGGGTGCCGTTAATATTAACGCTGTTATCATGTTCTTCGTATTTATTGTAGGAACTATGGGTATTACAAAATGGGCTGCAAGTAAAACAAAATCTGCTTCAGATTTTTATACTGCTGGTGGAGGAATCACAGGATTCCAAAATGGTCTAGCAATTGCTGGAGATTATATGTCTGCTGCATCATTCCTTGGTATTTCGGGAATGATTTTCCTACACGGATTTGATGGTATGATTTATGCTATTGGATTTTTAGTTGGTTGGCCAATTATTTTATTCTTAATGGCTGAAAAATTAAGAAACTTAGGTAAATTCAACTTTACAGATATTGCTGCTTATAGACTTGATCAACAAAAAATCAGAATTCTTGCTGCATTTGGTTCTTTAACAGTTGTAACTTTCTATTTAATTGCTCAAATGGTTGGAGCTGGAAAATTAATCGAATTATTATTCCACATTCCTTATGGTTGGTCAGTTGTAATAGTTGGTGCTTTAATGATTATTTATGTAACTTTTGGTGGTATGCTTGCAACTACTTGGGTACAAATTATTAAAGCTGTATTACTTCTATCAGGAGTAACATTTATTGCTATTATGGTTCTTTCTCATTATGGTTTCTCGTTTGGAGAATTAGCAGCTCAAGCTGTTAGTATGCACCCAAAAGCTGATGCTATATTAAAACCAGGACCATTCGTTGCTGATCCAGTTTCGGCTGTATCATTAGGACTAGCATTAATGCTTGGAACTGCTGGATTACCTCATATTCTTATGAGATTCTTTACAGTTGGTAATGCAAAAGAAGCTAGAAAATCTGTTGTTTACGCAACTGCATTTATTGGTTACTTCTATTTAATCATTGGTGTTGTTGGTTTAGGTGCAATTGTTTTCTTATTAAGCCCTGAAGGTGCTGCTTACTTTAAAGATGGTGTAATCGATCTTAAAGGTATAATCGGTGGAAATAACATGGCTGCTGTTCACTTATCACAAGCTGTTGGTGGAGATATTTTCTTAGGATTTATTGCTGCTGTATCATTTGCTACAATCTTAGCGGTTGTTGCAGGACTTACATTAGCTGCTTCTAACTCTATTGCACACGACTTATATGCAATCGTTATTAGAAAAGGTCAAGCTACAGATGCTGAAGAGATGAAAGTTTCTAAAAGAACAGTTTTAGTTATTGGTATCGTTGCGATTTTACTAGGGTTTGCATTTGAAAAACAAAATATTGCATTCATGGTTGGTCTTGCTTTTGCTATTGCTGCATCAGCTAACTTCCCAATATTAATTTTATCAATCTATTGGTCAAAATTAACAACAAGAGGTGCATTTATTGGTGGATTCTTAGGTCTTCTTACAGCTATCGTTCTAGTTGTATTAAGTAAAACTGTATGGGTTGATATCTTTGGATTTGAAAAAGCAATATTCCCTTATACACAACCTGCATTATTCTCTATACTTGCAGCATTTATTGGTATTTGGTTCTTCTCTATTACTGATAGTTCAGCTAGAGCAGAAGAAGATAAATCTGGATTTGAAGCTCAAAAAATTAGAGCTGAAACTGGGATTGGTGCTGACGGAGCTGTTTCTCACTAA
- a CDS encoding DUF294 nucleotidyltransferase-like domain-containing protein has protein sequence MSIQDQESFLSNIHPFEVLTPSQMAMCIQHMDIAYYPKDTILISPEKIPEHFFIIIKGSVYEYSNENIVVMDYQHEDSFDSNSLIYGKCDHTFKVNEELICYEIEKKTFLSLIEKNQEFKDFFLKDLVNKIQSLKDKEYTSQLSSFMIAKVGDTLIHEACMVDENTKLIDAIEKSMQFKTSTIIVKKSDGGYGIITDSLLKVKVLLQGRDLTIPVRDIAIFPLLTIQKDDYLFEALTILIKRNIKRIGVTNNKGEMIGILEQIDILSHFANHTYVIESKIKNANKVEDLKIASNEFLNIIKSLQAKGVKIYHISNLIGQLNTKVYQKLYSLVLPEELQKNACLIVMGSEGRNEQIIKTDQDNALVIKNGIDVEQYRPYMQQLTNHLVDLGYPPCEGNIMVSNPYWCKTADEYKTDITKWINSPDMKSYLDLAIFIDAFAVAGDKELLINLKEYLYNKIQSKDIFMAYFAKSTLAFDTPTTFSSFMAKDDLINIKKAAIFPIVQGIRSLALKEKIKETTTIKRIKILEARNILEKTKAAELIEAFEIASTLRLKNQLDCIQEGVALTNEINTNDLGKIERDLLKESFKIVVEFKKFINYIFKLDKIY, from the coding sequence ATGAGTATACAAGATCAAGAAAGTTTTTTATCAAACATTCATCCATTTGAAGTTCTAACTCCAAGCCAAATGGCTATGTGTATCCAACATATGGATATTGCTTATTATCCAAAAGATACAATTTTAATTAGTCCAGAAAAGATTCCTGAACATTTTTTTATAATTATAAAAGGTTCAGTTTATGAATATTCAAATGAAAATATTGTTGTAATGGATTATCAACATGAAGACTCTTTTGACTCTAACTCTTTGATTTATGGAAAATGTGATCATACATTTAAAGTAAATGAAGAACTCATCTGTTATGAAATAGAGAAAAAAACTTTTTTAAGTTTAATTGAAAAAAATCAAGAATTTAAAGATTTCTTTTTAAAAGATTTAGTAAATAAAATACAAAGTTTAAAAGACAAAGAATATACTTCTCAATTGTCATCTTTTATGATTGCAAAAGTTGGGGACACTTTAATCCATGAAGCCTGTATGGTTGATGAAAATACAAAGTTAATCGATGCAATAGAAAAATCTATGCAATTTAAAACTTCAACAATTATTGTAAAAAAAAGTGATGGAGGATATGGAATAATCACAGATTCTTTGCTAAAAGTTAAAGTATTATTACAAGGAAGGGATTTAACAATTCCAGTTCGTGATATCGCTATTTTCCCACTTTTAACAATTCAAAAAGATGATTATTTATTTGAAGCACTTACAATTTTAATAAAAAGAAATATAAAAAGAATTGGTGTTACAAATAATAAGGGAGAAATGATTGGAATATTAGAACAAATAGATATTCTTTCTCACTTTGCAAATCACACTTATGTTATAGAATCAAAAATAAAAAATGCAAATAAAGTAGAAGATTTAAAAATTGCAAGTAACGAATTTTTAAATATTATAAAAAGTTTACAAGCAAAAGGTGTAAAAATATACCATATCTCAAACTTAATTGGTCAGTTAAATACAAAAGTTTATCAAAAACTTTATAGTTTAGTCCTTCCTGAAGAGTTACAAAAAAACGCTTGTTTGATTGTTATGGGAAGTGAAGGAAGAAATGAACAAATAATAAAAACAGACCAAGATAATGCACTTGTTATAAAAAATGGTATTGATGTAGAACAATATAGACCATATATGCAACAATTAACTAATCATTTAGTTGATTTAGGTTATCCACCTTGTGAAGGTAATATTATGGTTTCAAATCCTTATTGGTGTAAAACTGCAGATGAATATAAAACTGATATTACAAAATGGATAAATTCTCCAGATATGAAAAGTTATCTTGATTTAGCAATTTTTATTGATGCTTTTGCAGTTGCAGGAGATAAAGAGTTATTAATAAACTTAAAAGAGTATTTGTACAACAAAATTCAAAGTAAAGATATATTTATGGCATATTTTGCAAAATCAACTCTTGCTTTTGATACTCCAACAACATTTTCAAGTTTTATGGCAAAAGATGATTTAATCAATATAAAAAAAGCTGCAATATTTCCAATCGTTCAAGGTATTAGAAGTTTAGCTTTAAAAGAAAAAATAAAAGAGACAACAACAATAAAAAGAATAAAAATACTTGAAGCAAGAAATATTTTAGAAAAAACAAAAGCTGCTGAATTGATTGAAGCATTTGAAATAGCAAGTACACTAAGACTAAAAAACCAATTAGATTGTATTCAAGAAGGAGTTGCTTTAACAAATGAAATTAATACAAATGATTTAGGAAAAATAGAAAGAGACTTACTAAAAGAGTCTTTTAAAATCGTTGTTGAATTCAAAAAATTCATAAATTATATATTTAAATTAGATAAGATTTACTAA
- a CDS encoding cation acetate symporter, with protein MLKVLALISIFAISLFAAGDATFEGKRDLNIPAIIMFFVFIAGTLGITYWAARKTKSASDFYTAGGGISGFQNGLAIAGDYMSAAAFLGVSGLIYMSGYDGVIYAVSFLVGWPVILFFMAEKLRNLGKFTFADIAAYRLGQKEIRTLAAFGSLSVVVLYLIAQMVGAGKLIQILFGMEYEYAVFMVGALMIIYVTFGGMLATTWVQIIKAILLLSGVSFMAVMILYHFDFSFESLAVQAVEHHKNGEAILKPGGFLSDPISAISLGMALMLGTAGLPHVLMRFFTVGNAKEARKSVVYATGFVAYFWIIITIVGFGAIAFLNTAEGAQYFDGAKAYLDGGKLFGGSNMASVHLSHMLGGNAFLGFISAVAFATILAVVSGLTLAGASAISHDIYANVINPNATDEQVVKISKITVIIVGIVGVTLGIAFESQNIAYMVGLAFGIAASANFPILFLSIYWSQLTTRGAFIGGFMGLITAVVLVILGPNVWVQILGNEKAIFPYAHPALFSVTVAFVSIWFFSKIDNSEKAIKERALFRGQNIRANTGIGAAGAVSH; from the coding sequence ATGTTGAAAGTTTTAGCACTAATTTCTATCTTTGCAATATCGCTTTTTGCAGCGGGTGATGCAACTTTCGAGGGGAAAAGAGATTTAAATATTCCTGCAATTATTATGTTTTTTGTATTTATTGCTGGAACTTTAGGAATTACTTATTGGGCAGCAAGAAAAACTAAATCTGCTTCAGATTTTTATACAGCTGGTGGAGGAATAAGTGGTTTCCAAAATGGTTTAGCAATTGCAGGTGATTATATGTCTGCTGCTGCATTTTTAGGAGTATCTGGACTTATTTATATGAGTGGATATGATGGTGTTATTTATGCTGTTTCGTTTTTAGTTGGTTGGCCTGTAATTTTATTTTTTATGGCTGAAAAATTAAGAAATTTAGGTAAATTTACTTTTGCAGATATCGCTGCTTATAGATTAGGTCAAAAAGAGATAAGAACTTTAGCGGCATTTGGTTCACTTTCTGTTGTTGTTTTATACTTAATCGCACAAATGGTAGGAGCAGGTAAACTTATCCAAATTTTATTTGGAATGGAATATGAATATGCTGTATTTATGGTTGGAGCATTGATGATTATTTATGTAACATTTGGTGGAATGCTTGCTACTACTTGGGTACAAATTATCAAAGCTATTTTACTATTATCTGGTGTTTCGTTTATGGCCGTTATGATTTTATATCACTTCGACTTCTCTTTTGAGTCTTTAGCTGTTCAAGCTGTTGAACATCATAAGAATGGTGAAGCTATTTTAAAACCAGGTGGATTTTTATCAGACCCAATTTCAGCAATTTCTTTAGGTATGGCTTTAATGCTTGGAACTGCTGGTCTTCCTCACGTTTTAATGAGATTTTTTACAGTTGGAAATGCAAAAGAAGCAAGAAAATCTGTTGTTTATGCAACTGGTTTCGTAGCATATTTTTGGATTATTATTACTATTGTTGGATTTGGAGCAATTGCTTTTTTAAATACAGCAGAAGGTGCTCAATATTTTGACGGAGCAAAAGCATATCTTGATGGTGGGAAATTATTTGGTGGAAGTAATATGGCTTCTGTTCACTTATCACATATGTTAGGAGGAAATGCTTTCTTAGGATTTATCTCTGCAGTTGCATTTGCTACTATTTTAGCGGTTGTTTCAGGTTTAACACTTGCAGGAGCAAGTGCTATTTCACATGATATTTATGCAAATGTTATAAATCCTAATGCAACAGATGAACAAGTTGTAAAAATATCTAAAATCACAGTTATTATTGTAGGAATTGTTGGTGTTACTTTAGGTATCGCATTTGAATCACAAAATATTGCATATATGGTTGGTCTTGCTTTTGGTATTGCAGCAAGTGCTAATTTTCCTATTTTATTTTTATCAATTTATTGGAGCCAATTAACTACAAGAGGCGCATTTATTGGTGGATTTATGGGATTAATTACTGCTGTTGTACTTGTAATTTTGGGACCAAATGTTTGGGTTCAAATTTTAGGAAATGAAAAAGCAATATTTCCTTATGCACACCCTGCACTATTTTCTGTAACAGTAGCATTTGTTTCTATTTGGTTCTTCTCTAAAATTGATAACTCTGAAAAAGCTATAAAAGAAAGAGCTTTATTTAGAGGTCAAAATATTAGAGCTAATACAGGTATTGGTGCGGCAGGAGCTGTTTCACACTAA
- a CDS encoding DUF485 domain-containing protein, with protein sequence MNEKLIERIESNPKYIELVSKRNSLALKLGFFVLIMFYGYISIVAFDKELFATKIGDGVTTIAIPIAFAILIISFLTTLIYVRRANTEFEDLTTQIKKDVKDLL encoded by the coding sequence ATGAATGAAAAATTAATTGAAAGGATTGAATCTAACCCAAAATATATAGAGTTAGTTTCAAAAAGAAATAGTCTAGCACTTAAACTTGGCTTTTTTGTGTTAATAATGTTTTATGGTTATATATCAATCGTTGCATTTGACAAAGAGTTATTTGCTACAAAGATTGGAGATGGTGTAACAACTATAGCAATTCCTATTGCATTCGCAATATTAATAATAAGTTTTTTAACAACTCTAATTTATGTAAGACGAGCAAATACAGAATTTGAAGATTTAACAACTCAAATTAAAAAAGATGTAAAGGATTTATTATAA
- a CDS encoding DUF485 domain-containing protein — translation MDNKLVERIKANPKYAELVSKRSSFAVKLAIFMLVIYYGFVLTIAFDKEFFATKVGEVMTVAWPIAATIIVISFITTLIYVVRANGEFEDLETSIKNDVKDIL, via the coding sequence ATGGATAACAAATTAGTAGAAAGGATTAAAGCTAATCCTAAATATGCTGAACTTGTTTCAAAACGAAGTTCTTTTGCTGTTAAATTAGCAATCTTTATGTTAGTAATTTACTACGGTTTCGTTTTAACTATCGCATTTGATAAAGAGTTTTTTGCTACAAAAGTTGGTGAAGTTATGACTGTTGCATGGCCTATTGCTGCTACGATTATTGTGATTTCATTTATTACAACTTTAATTTACGTTGTAAGAGCAAATGGAGAGTTTGAAGATTTAGAAACTTCTATAAAAAATGATGTAAAGGATATCTTATAA
- a CDS encoding putative nucleotidyltransferase substrate binding domain-containing protein: MSILEQKSFISSIHPFENLTANELDDFVESLDIVYFKENQIIQAQESSPKFLYFILKGLVQEKQDDEVLSVYSKNEIFDSISLIESFSKNSFVTAEETICYILPREVFIKILHGNIELEKYFFQSISEKLNNNILHEKNREMANIMIAKVKDARIHKAVIIDTEKTIFEAASIIKKEKIPTILLKDENDEMYIVTDSDFRQKVILNRMDFDDKVVKIATKGLIYIDENDFLFNAQLMMAKHGLKRVVVKNDKNQIIGILDQISLSSFFATNIFSVSNQIVKAETVEELKEASLSFIKIIKSLNAKGVKIDFVSRLINQLNKKLLDKLYKILAPKELSEKSCLVVMGSEGRGEQILRTDQDNALIISDDCTISDEELKNFTQNFTETLVDFGFPRCEGNIMISNPYWCRKISDFKELIFTWVNEPSGDNFMNIAIFYDALCVSGDIKMIKELKEYLFKVSSNSQTFYAHFAKVISSFDVPLGFFDGFVFNSKDEKHKDEIDIKRGGIFILVQGIRSLCLENRVLNTNTIKRINKLQELGVLENEMAKELIMAFNFLLNLKLKSNLAKLDKNLAIDNYINPNNLNKMEKELLKDSFKIINKLKKNLEFHFKLNYV; this comes from the coding sequence ATGAGTATCTTAGAACAAAAAAGTTTTATTTCTTCAATTCATCCATTTGAAAATTTAACTGCTAATGAACTTGATGATTTTGTTGAAAGTCTTGATATTGTCTATTTTAAAGAAAATCAAATTATTCAAGCACAAGAAAGTTCTCCTAAATTTTTATACTTTATCCTAAAAGGTTTAGTACAAGAAAAACAAGATGATGAAGTATTGAGTGTTTATTCAAAAAATGAAATTTTTGATTCTATTTCTTTAATTGAAAGTTTTTCAAAAAATAGTTTTGTGACAGCAGAAGAGACTATTTGTTATATTTTACCAAGAGAAGTTTTTATAAAAATACTTCATGGAAATATTGAGTTAGAAAAATACTTTTTTCAATCAATTTCTGAAAAATTAAACAACAATATTTTACATGAAAAAAACAGAGAAATGGCAAATATTATGATTGCAAAAGTTAAAGATGCAAGAATACATAAAGCTGTTATTATCGATACTGAAAAGACAATTTTTGAAGCTGCTTCAATAATAAAAAAAGAGAAAATCCCAACTATTTTATTAAAAGATGAAAATGACGAAATGTACATAGTTACAGATTCTGATTTTAGACAAAAAGTTATTTTAAATAGAATGGATTTTGATGATAAAGTAGTAAAAATAGCTACAAAAGGTCTTATTTATATAGATGAAAATGATTTTTTATTTAATGCTCAACTTATGATGGCAAAACATGGATTAAAAAGAGTTGTAGTAAAAAATGATAAAAATCAAATTATTGGAATACTTGACCAAATCTCTTTATCTTCATTCTTTGCTACAAATATCTTTTCTGTATCAAATCAAATAGTAAAAGCTGAAACAGTTGAAGAGTTAAAAGAAGCCTCTTTATCTTTTATAAAAATTATTAAATCACTAAATGCAAAAGGTGTAAAGATTGATTTCGTATCAAGATTGATAAATCAATTAAATAAAAAACTTTTAGATAAGTTATACAAAATCTTAGCACCAAAAGAGTTAAGTGAAAAATCATGTTTAGTTGTAATGGGAAGTGAAGGAAGAGGTGAACAAATCTTAAGAACTGACCAAGATAATGCTTTAATCATTTCAGATGATTGCACAATAAGCGATGAAGAGTTAAAAAATTTCACACAAAATTTCACTGAAACATTAGTAGATTTTGGTTTTCCTAGATGTGAAGGAAATATTATGATTTCAAATCCTTATTGGTGTAGAAAAATTTCTGATTTTAAAGAACTTATTTTTACTTGGGTAAACGAACCAAGTGGAGATAATTTTATGAATATTGCAATTTTCTATGATGCACTTTGTGTATCTGGAGACATAAAAATGATAAAAGAGTTAAAAGAGTATCTATTTAAAGTATCTTCTAATTCTCAAACTTTTTATGCTCATTTTGCAAAAGTAATATCAAGTTTTGATGTTCCTTTAGGATTTTTTGATGGTTTTGTTTTTAATAGTAAAGATGAAAAACACAAAGATGAGATTGATATAAAAAGAGGTGGAATATTTATTCTTGTTCAAGGAATAAGGTCTTTATGTTTAGAAAATAGAGTTTTAAACACAAATACAATAAAAAGAATAAATAAACTTCAAGAATTAGGTGTTCTTGAAAATGAGATGGCAAAAGAGTTAATTATGGCTTTTAACTTCTTATTAAACTTAAAACTAAAATCAAACTTAGCAAAATTAGACAAAAATTTAGCTATTGATAACTATATAAATCCAAACAATTTAAACAAGATGGAAAAAGAGTTATTAAAAGACTCTTTTAAAATAATAAATAAATTAAAGAAAAATTTAGAATTTCATTTCAAGTTAAACTATGTTTAG
- a CDS encoding 3'-5' exonuclease, with the protein MLKNILRNWNRKQLKNKKYDFLFETPPQNEYVSLDCETTGLNPKKDEILSIGAVLIKDNKILMRKTFNIFLKPSKDINIESIKVHHLRQIDLNDALEPEIGIYQLLDFIGSRPIVGYYIEFDMAIISKYTKKYLGIKLPNTPIEVSSIYYDSRKSTSNYGFIDLKFDTIMKNLNIPVLGKHDALNDAIMTSMIFLKLKQFINQ; encoded by the coding sequence ATGCTAAAAAATATTTTAAGAAATTGGAATAGAAAACAGTTAAAAAATAAAAAATATGATTTTTTATTTGAAACTCCACCCCAAAACGAATATGTAAGTTTAGATTGTGAAACAACAGGCTTAAATCCTAAAAAAGATGAAATATTATCTATTGGGGCAGTTTTAATAAAAGATAATAAAATATTGATGAGAAAAACATTTAATATTTTTCTAAAACCTTCAAAAGATATCAATATTGAATCTATAAAAGTACATCACTTAAGACAAATAGATTTAAATGACGCATTAGAACCAGAAATTGGTATTTATCAATTATTGGATTTTATTGGTTCAAGACCAATAGTTGGATACTATATAGAGTTTGATATGGCAATTATTTCTAAATACACAAAAAAATATCTTGGTATTAAACTTCCTAATACACCTATTGAAGTATCTTCTATATATTACGATAGTAGAAAATCTACAAGTAACTACGGATTTATAGATTTGAAATTTGATACTATTATGAAAAATCTAAATATTCCAGTTCTTGGAAAACATGACGCTTTAAATGATGCAATTATGACATCTATGATCTTTTTAAAACTAAAACAATTTATAAATCAATAA
- a CDS encoding acetate/propionate family kinase, which produces MLVFVLNAGSSSLKYQLIDAKTQELKASGLVERIGIDGILKQVIDENRKLTMEAPIPTHKEAIELILETLTKGDTKVINSIDEIQAIGHRVAHGGEYFKESTLVTEKVIKKIEEAIPLAPLHNPANILGMKICMQLLPKVPNVAVFDTAFHQTMPEIHFLFPVPHEDYTEHHLRKYGFHGTSHFFVSQQAIKLLGNKKDSKIIVCHLGNGSSVCAIKDGKSVNTTMGLTPLGGLMMGTRSGDIDPGIIPYLMDKKDMNTHQIIDYLNKKSGILGVSGISSDLREIISAANDGDQRAQVTIDMMCNRVKKYVCSYAGLLGGVDAICFTAGIGENSDIVREKVCHNLEFMGVEIDKDKNQIKNHQIREINKESSKTKIFVIPTNEELVIAQDTFNLVK; this is translated from the coding sequence ATGTTAGTATTTGTATTAAATGCAGGGTCTTCCTCATTAAAATATCAATTGATAGATGCAAAAACACAAGAATTAAAAGCAAGTGGCTTAGTTGAAAGAATTGGAATTGATGGTATTTTAAAACAAGTTATTGATGAAAATAGAAAATTAACAATGGAAGCTCCTATTCCAACACATAAAGAAGCAATTGAACTTATTTTAGAAACTTTAACAAAAGGTGATACAAAAGTAATAAATTCTATTGATGAAATTCAAGCTATTGGACATAGAGTTGCTCATGGAGGAGAATACTTTAAAGAATCTACTTTAGTTACAGAAAAAGTTATAAAAAAAATTGAAGAAGCTATTCCTCTTGCACCTTTACATAATCCTGCAAATATTTTAGGAATGAAAATCTGTATGCAATTATTACCAAAAGTTCCAAATGTAGCTGTATTTGATACTGCATTTCACCAAACAATGCCTGAAATACATTTTCTATTCCCAGTTCCACATGAAGATTATACTGAACATCATTTAAGAAAATATGGATTTCATGGGACAAGTCACTTTTTTGTTTCTCAACAAGCTATAAAACTTTTAGGAAATAAAAAAGATTCAAAAATTATAGTTTGTCATTTAGGAAATGGCTCTTCTGTATGTGCAATAAAAGATGGAAAATCTGTAAATACAACTATGGGATTAACTCCACTTGGAGGCTTAATGATGGGAACAAGAAGTGGAGATATAGACCCAGGAATAATTCCATATCTAATGGATAAAAAAGATATGAATACTCATCAAATAATTGATTATTTAAATAAAAAATCAGGAATATTAGGAGTTTCTGGTATTAGTTCAGATTTAAGAGAAATTATAAGCGCGGCAAATGATGGAGATCAAAGAGCACAAGTTACAATAGATATGATGTGTAATAGAGTAAAAAAATATGTATGCTCTTATGCTGGATTACTTGGAGGAGTTGATGCTATTTGCTTTACTGCTGGAATAGGAGAAAATTCTGACATAGTAAGAGAAAAAGTCTGTCATAACTTAGAGTTTATGGGAGTAGAAATTGATAAAGATAAAAATCAAATAAAAAACCATCAAATTAGAGAAATTAATAAAGAGAGTTCAAAAACGAAAATTTTTGTAATTCCTACAAATGAAGAATTAGTTATTGCTCAAGATACATTTAATCTTGTAAAATAA
- a CDS encoding 3'-5' exonuclease: protein MFRNIKNYFNKKNLKDKKYLYLFEDSQIKDEYVCFDCETTGLNPKKDDIISIGAVIIKDNTIISSKKFVKFIKPKTKLQAEAIKVHHIRECDLNNANDIDLVIEEFLEFIGNRTLVGYFLEFDISMINKYLKPKLGITLPNKTLEVSEIYHDYKIEIIPQGHIDLRFNSIMEELEIPSLGKHDAFNDALMTAMIFIKLKNIA from the coding sequence ATGTTTAGAAATATAAAAAACTATTTTAATAAAAAAAATCTAAAAGATAAAAAATATTTATATCTATTTGAAGATTCACAAATAAAGGATGAATATGTTTGTTTTGACTGTGAAACTACAGGTCTTAATCCTAAAAAAGACGATATTATCTCCATAGGCGCGGTGATAATAAAAGATAATACTATTATATCTAGTAAAAAATTTGTCAAGTTTATAAAACCAAAAACTAAACTTCAAGCTGAAGCTATAAAAGTTCATCATATTAGAGAATGTGATTTAAATAACGCAAATGATATAGATTTGGTTATTGAAGAATTTTTAGAATTTATAGGTAATAGAACTTTAGTTGGATATTTTTTAGAGTTTGATATCTCTATGATAAACAAATATCTTAAACCAAAACTTGGAATAACTCTTCCTAATAAAACTCTTGAAGTCTCAGAAATATACCACGATTATAAAATAGAAATAATTCCTCAAGGGCATATAGATTTAAGATTTAATTCGATTATGGAAGAACTAGAAATACCAAGTCTTGGTAAACATGATGCATTTAATGATGCATTAATGACTGCTATGATTTTTATAAAACTAAAAAATATAGCATAA